One Porphyromonas pogonae genomic region harbors:
- a CDS encoding 2-C-methyl-D-erythritol 4-phosphate cytidylyltransferase → MNTARRYAIIVAGGKGLRMGTDLPKQFIPIGGIPVLMHTLAVFERQAEEIVLVIPHDHQDYWEQLVDEYGFSVPHIVADGGDTRFQSVKNGLQALGEKTGDSDLVAVHDGVRPLVSVQTIEQLYTQAAIHGAAIPYRPITESIRHREGNVSKAVDRSDYIAIQTPQVFRLDMLSKAYDTEYKPLFTDDASVFENTFDNPIALVESNVENIKLTTPTDLIIAEHLLPKDL, encoded by the coding sequence ATGAATACAGCCAGACGTTATGCCATCATTGTAGCAGGAGGAAAGGGACTGCGCATGGGGACGGACTTGCCTAAGCAATTCATTCCTATTGGCGGCATACCCGTACTTATGCACACGCTTGCCGTATTCGAGCGTCAGGCCGAAGAGATTGTGCTGGTAATACCACATGATCATCAAGATTATTGGGAGCAACTGGTGGATGAGTACGGCTTCAGTGTACCCCACATTGTAGCTGACGGTGGTGATACTCGATTCCAATCCGTTAAGAACGGTCTCCAGGCCTTGGGAGAGAAGACCGGTGATAGCGACCTTGTGGCTGTGCATGACGGTGTGCGACCACTGGTTTCGGTTCAAACCATAGAGCAACTCTATACTCAAGCTGCCATCCATGGAGCTGCTATTCCCTACCGCCCCATCACGGAGAGCATCAGACATCGCGAAGGTAATGTCAGCAAAGCGGTAGATCGATCGGATTATATAGCTATACAAACACCACAAGTTTTTCGGTTGGATATGCTGAGCAAAGCATACGACACAGAGTATAAACCACTCTTTACGGATGACGCATCAGTATTTGAGAATACATTTGACAACCCCATCGCTTTGGTCGAAAGCAATGTGGAAAACATCAAGCTCACCACGCCTACAGACCTTATCATAGCTGAGCATCTATTGCCCAAG
- a CDS encoding glutamine synthetase family protein, with protein sequence MNYTINPIVQFLEKTPSSFTKDDMIRYIMGNKIRMMNFRYIAGDGRLKVLNFVIHNASYLDEVLTAGERVDGSSLFSFMEAGSSDLYVIPRYSSAFMDPFAENPTISFFCSFMDKDGKPLETSPEYILKKAHDAFKEVTGGLKFYAMGELEYYVISPRETDFAAVDQKGYHEMGPFSKHIDFRTHAMRLIAECGGEIKYGHGEVGNFSTDAHNYEQNEIEFLPVNVERAVEQLLLGKWILYELGWRMGLNVTFAPKISVGKAGSGLHIHTKIVSEEGKNMYVDSAGLLTSIARKAIAGMMTMSGSLTAFGNTNPTSYLRLVPHQEAPTTICWGDRNRSALVRVPLGWAGKSDMCRIVNPKEKPCTKDYSFKQTIEFRCPDGSANLYLLLAGLVCAARHGFEMNDAEEIARSTYVDVNIHKSEFTDRLGHLDSLPASCAESALRLEKDRSIYEEYGVFSKDLIDSIETQLNSYNDAHLREQIKADPGLLARIVERYFYC encoded by the coding sequence ATGAATTACACCATCAATCCCATTGTGCAATTCCTTGAAAAGACGCCTTCGTCTTTTACCAAAGACGATATGATACGTTATATCATGGGCAATAAAATACGGATGATGAACTTTCGCTACATAGCCGGCGACGGTAGGCTCAAAGTTCTCAACTTCGTTATTCACAACGCCTCTTACCTCGACGAGGTACTCACCGCAGGTGAGCGTGTCGATGGCTCCAGTCTCTTCTCTTTCATGGAAGCGGGATCTTCGGATCTCTATGTGATACCTCGATACTCATCCGCTTTTATGGATCCTTTTGCAGAGAATCCCACCATATCTTTCTTTTGTTCTTTTATGGACAAAGACGGAAAACCCTTGGAAACCTCTCCTGAGTATATTCTCAAAAAAGCTCATGATGCTTTCAAGGAAGTGACAGGAGGTCTGAAGTTCTATGCTATGGGCGAACTGGAGTATTATGTGATCAGTCCGCGTGAGACGGATTTTGCAGCCGTAGATCAGAAAGGTTATCACGAGATGGGGCCTTTCAGCAAACATATCGATTTTCGCACGCATGCTATGAGGCTTATTGCCGAGTGTGGCGGAGAGATCAAATATGGTCATGGCGAAGTCGGAAACTTCAGCACGGATGCGCATAATTATGAACAGAACGAAATAGAATTCTTGCCAGTCAATGTGGAGAGGGCCGTAGAGCAATTGCTTTTGGGAAAATGGATCTTGTATGAGCTCGGTTGGCGTATGGGGCTCAATGTAACCTTTGCACCCAAGATCAGTGTGGGTAAAGCCGGTAGCGGTTTACACATACATACCAAGATTGTCTCTGAAGAAGGAAAGAATATGTATGTCGACAGTGCAGGACTACTGACTTCCATAGCACGCAAAGCTATTGCGGGTATGATGACGATGTCCGGATCCCTCACGGCTTTTGGTAATACCAATCCTACATCATATCTACGCCTTGTACCGCATCAGGAGGCTCCCACCACTATCTGTTGGGGCGACCGCAACCGTTCTGCCTTGGTACGTGTGCCTCTGGGATGGGCCGGTAAATCTGATATGTGCCGTATTGTGAATCCGAAGGAGAAACCATGCACCAAAGATTACTCATTCAAGCAAACCATAGAGTTCAGATGCCCTGATGGCTCGGCCAATCTCTATCTCTTATTGGCAGGACTTGTGTGTGCGGCACGTCATGGATTTGAAATGAATGATGCCGAAGAAATAGCTCGTTCAACTTATGTAGATGTCAATATTCACAAGAGTGAATTTACCGATAGATTGGGGCATCTTGACAGTCTGCCTGCATCCTGTGCAGAGTCGGCTTTACGACTCGAAAAAGACCGTAGTATCTATGAGGAGTACGGAGTATTCAGCAAAGATCTTATCGATAGTATCGAAACACAGCTCAATTCCTACAACGATGCACACCTTAGGGAACAGATCAAAGCTGATCCCGGCTTGCTTGCCAGAATAGTGGAGCGATATTTCTATTGCTAA
- the xseB gene encoding exodeoxyribonuclease VII small subunit, whose protein sequence is MKENMTYTEAADRLEAIVSRIEHESPDVDELTKLVEEAIDLTRFCRDKLTKADKQLEELMAKLDEEEQES, encoded by the coding sequence ATGAAAGAAAATATGACCTATACAGAAGCGGCTGATCGGCTCGAAGCTATAGTAAGCCGTATAGAGCACGAAAGCCCGGATGTAGATGAGCTTACCAAGCTGGTAGAGGAGGCCATTGATCTCACTCGTTTCTGCCGGGACAAGCTTACCAAGGCAGATAAGCAGTTGGAAGAGCTGATGGCTAAGTTGGACGAAGAAGAACAGGAGTCATGA